Proteins encoded in a region of the Caldisericia bacterium genome:
- a CDS encoding PASTA domain-containing protein, whose amino-acid sequence MILIIISILITLPLISCVTGKEELVSVPSLIGLKLRDAEKVAEEKGLLVKVIKSDFAKDYPIDYIISQDPGPFVLVKKGRIINVVISSGPPKVLVPDFIGMNFKDAQELIYQNKLQLGNIEEVSVPNVEVGIIIEQTPSPKTYVEEGTKIDLKISKGTLYQIPSLIGLSLDEAKSVIITSGFSVGKVIKKSNPAYPSGVIWDQDPEPLTYGSKDTIIDLYVNP is encoded by the coding sequence ATGATATTGATAATAATATCAATACTAATAACTCTTCCTTTGATTTCATGTGTAACAGGAAAAGAAGAACTTGTTTCTGTTCCATCACTTATTGGTTTAAAATTAAGAGATGCTGAAAAAGTTGCTGAAGAAAAGGGGCTTCTTGTAAAAGTAATAAAATCTGATTTTGCAAAAGATTACCCAATAGATTATATTATTTCACAAGACCCTGGTCCTTTTGTTCTTGTTAAAAAAGGAAGAATAATAAATGTTGTTATTAGTAGTGGACCTCCAAAAGTTTTGGTTCCAGATTTTATTGGTATGAATTTTAAAGATGCACAAGAATTAATTTATCAAAACAAATTGCAACTTGGAAATATTGAGGAAGTATCTGTTCCAAATGTTGAAGTTGGAATTATTATAGAACAAACCCCATCTCCGAAAACTTATGTTGAAGAAGGAACAAAAATTGATTTAAAAATATCAAAAGGCACTCTTTATCAAATTCCATCTCTTATTGGTTTATCACTTGATGAAGCGAAAAGTGTTATTATAACAAGTGGATTTAGTGTTGGAAAAGTTATTAAAAAATCAAATCCAGCATATCCTTCTGGTGTCATTTGGGATCAAGATCCAGAACCTTTAACATATGGAAGTAAGGATACAATAATTGATCTATATGTTAATCCATGA